One Mycolicibacterium doricum genomic window, GGTCCTGCAACACCTCGATGGCCGCGCTCGCCGAGCGGTTGCCCGCCGATGCCTTGTCCACAACGGCGCGAGCGTTCGGGATCGGCGTCGACTACGTGGTCCCGGGTCTGACCACGGTCACCGGCCGGGTGCCCGCCGCGGAGACCGCCGCCGAGCGCGTGGAGAACGGGATCGGCCAGGGCACGGTCACGGTCAGCCCGTTCGGCCTCGCGGTGGCCGAGGCCAGCCTCGCCCACGGCTCGACGATCACGCCGACGCTCGTCCTCGGTGAGAAGACCACCGCCGACGCCCCGCCCGAACCACTGGCTACCGACGTGGTGGATGCGCTGCGGGCGATGATGCGGGCGACGGTCACCGAGGGCACCGCCAGTGAGCTGTCCGACATCGCGGACCTCGGCGGGAAGACCGGGACGGCAGAGTTCGGGGACACCGTCTCCCACGGCTGGTTCGCGGGGATTGCCGGTGACATCGCGTTCGCGACGCTGGTGGTCGGCGGCGACTCGTCGGCGCCGGCGATCACCGTCTCGGGCAATTTCCTGCGGTCGGGGAGGTGAATCGGGCAATCTGAGCCCATGAAACTGATGGCTGTTCTGGTAGCGGCCGGCGGTGTGCTGGCCGCGCCGCTCTTCACCGCATCGCCGGCTGCGGCGAGCCCCTGCGACAGCGCGGAGTGTGTGCCGTATGTGGACCGCAACATCGATCCGAGCGGGTCCTGCGTCCCCGGAGGAATCCACTATCTGTTCGGCCTCGACGCGGCGGGCAACAGCTACGTGTGCGCTACGCAGTCCAGGTGGGTGCCCCAGCCCGCGCTCGTGGGAGTGCGCACGAAGGGTGCGCCCTGCGAGGGCAGCACCGGTGTGGCGCAGGCGCCAGACGGGTTGGTGCTGATGTGCAAGGGCGGCGCCTGGAGACAGGACTTCACCGCCTCTCACTTCTGATCCTCGAGGCCGCCCGGGTCCTCGGGCACGTCGACCGCGTGCCGCTTCAACGCGTCGATCGGCACCACGTCGAGGGTGCGTTCGTGCGTAGCGGCCAGTACCACCGGCGCGGCGCACCCGTCCTGGTAGGCGCGCAGCCAGTTGGTGGCCGTCACGCACCAGCGGTCGCCAGGATTCAGACCCGGGAAGCGGTACTCGGGCCGCGGGGTGGACAGGTCGTTGGCGATCGAGCGCTGATGGTCGAGGAACTCGACGGTGACGACGGCGCAGATCGTGTGCGCGCCGAGGTCTTCCGAGCCCGTCGAACAGCAGCCGTCACGGTAGAAGCCGGTCAACGGGTCCGTGCCGCACTCCTGCAGTGGGTTGCCGAGCACATTGCGGTCAGACACCGGGCCAGTATTGCGCGATGTCCCCGGGTTCGCCGTCCACCCGCCCTGTACTTCGGCGGGCCGACCGAATGTCATACCGGCCACGGCAAAGAATGGCGGTGGCGGAGGGATTTGAACCCTCGGACGGGGGTTACCCGTCACACGCTTTCGAGGCGTGCTCCTTAGGCCGCTCGGACACGCCACCGTGTGGCAGCTTACCGAACGGGCCGCACAGCCCCTAATCGCTCGGCGGGAGGCGGCAAAAAGTCAGCGCTGGCGGGCGAAGAATGCCTCGAGCGGTTTCGCGCACTCGTCGGCCAGCACACCGCCGCGCACATCCGGGCGGTGGTTGAGTCGGCGGTCTCGCACCAGGTCCCACAGTGAGCCGACCGCCCCGGTCTTGGGTTCCCACGCCCCGAACACCACCCGCGCGACCCTCGCCAGCACCAGGGCGCCTGCGCACATCGTGCACGGTTCGACGGTCACCGCCAGCGTCGTCCCCTCGAGCCGCCACCCATCGCCCAGCACCGCCGCCGCCGCCCGCAACGCGAGCACCTCCGCGTGCGCGGTCGGATCGCCCAGCGCTTCGCGCGCATTCGCAGCCCGGGCCAGTTCCGCGCCGCCGGGCCCGAACACCACCGCGCCGATCGGCACGTCCCTCGGACCGGCGAGCGCCGCGGCGTCGAGGGCGGCGCGGATCAGGAGCTCGTCGGAGCTCACCGATTGAGGTTGTCGAGCACCGCCGACAACTCGTCGGCGAAACCCATCTCGCGGGCGATGCGGCCGAGTTGCTCGTCGGCGTACAGGTCGGTTTCATCGAGGATGACGCTGAGCACCGCTTCGGGCAGCCCCATGTCCGAGAGCAGTCCGAGGTCGCCCTCCTCGAACGGGTCGACGTCGTCGAGGTCGTCGGGTTCGATGTCCGCGTCGAGTTGTTCGAGGATCTCGGCGGCGATGTCGTAGTCCAGCGCGGCGGTGGCGTCCGAGAGAAGCAACCGAGTGCCCGACGGGGCGGGCCGGACGATCACGAAGAACTCGTCGTCGATGTCGAGCAAC contains:
- a CDS encoding DUF2237 family protein, whose protein sequence is MSDRNVLGNPLQECGTDPLTGFYRDGCCSTGSEDLGAHTICAVVTVEFLDHQRSIANDLSTPRPEYRFPGLNPGDRWCVTATNWLRAYQDGCAAPVVLAATHERTLDVVPIDALKRHAVDVPEDPGGLEDQK
- a CDS encoding nucleoside deaminase, with product MSSDELLIRAALDAAALAGPRDVPIGAVVFGPGGAELARAANAREALGDPTAHAEVLALRAAAAVLGDGWRLEGTTLAVTVEPCTMCAGALVLARVARVVFGAWEPKTGAVGSLWDLVRDRRLNHRPDVRGGVLADECAKPLEAFFARQR
- a CDS encoding tRNA adenosine deaminase-associated protein codes for the protein MGAQSAPAQGTPDGFGVAVIREDGKWRCAPMRRASLNSLSAAEKELCDIRSAGAVFGLLDIDDEFFVIVRPAPSGTRLLLSDATAALDYDIAAEILEQLDADIEPDDLDDVDPFEEGDLGLLSDMGLPEAVLSVILDETDLYADEQLGRIAREMGFADELSAVLDNLNR